The Streptomyces capitiformicae genome contains the following window.
TGATGGTGGTCGACGAATGGCCCTGGTGCGGTCCGGCTTAAAGCCAGAGCCATCCCGGGGCGGGCCCGGCGATCGACGACGTCGAGGCGGCCCGGGTGGGACGGCTGACCGAGCGGGAGCGCGAGGTGCTCGTGCTGGTAGCGGAGGGGTTGTCTCAACGCCGACGCCGACGCCGACGTCGGCGACCGTGTCCGTCTCGGCGCGGGCACGGTGAAGGACCACGTCAGCGCGTTCCTGACCAAGTTGCGGGGTGGGCAGCCGGGTCCGGGCGGCCCTGCTCGCCCAGCGGGCCGGGCTACTGGACGACGGAGGGCGGCGCTCGTCGGGGACCGGGCGATGACAGGGTGCGGGGCCGGGAGGGAGGGGCGGCCGGTGACAGCGGGCGGGGGCCGGGAGGGACGACCGACGACGGCACCCCGAGCCCGGAGGGAAGAACGACCGACAACAGCGCCCGAAGCCCGGAGCGGGGGACGACCGATGACCACATCCCAAACCCAAACCAAGAACCCACCGCCAACAGCACCCCGAGCCCGAACCGAGGACCCACCGAGCACAGCACCCCCAACCCGAACCGACGACCCACCAAACACAACACCCCCAACCCGAACCGACGACCCACCAAACACAACACCCCCAACCCGAACCGACGACCCACCAAACACAACACCCCCAACCCGAACCGACGACCCACCAAACACAACACCCCCAACCCGAACCGACGACCCACCAAACACAACACCCCCAACCCGAACCGACGACCCACCAAACACAACACCCCCAACCCGGAGCGAGCGGCCTGCGATCGCGGTGTCCGGGGCCACGGCGGGGGTCGGCCGGTGACCGGGTGCAGGGGCTGGTGGGCGCGGGTGCCGGAGCCCGTCGTCGATGGTGTCGTCGTGGCGATCGCGGCCGCCGATGTCGCGCTGAACCAGTGGGACGCCTCCCCCACCGCGACGGCGATCGCCGGAGCGGGCTGTGCCGGGCTCGCACTCCGCAGGCTCTTCCCGCTGCCGGTGTTCGCGTGCACGATCCCGGGCGCCCTGATGCTGGACATCGTGTTCGCCCCGTTCGCGGCCCTGTTCACCCTGGCCGAACGGTCCCGCGACCGCCGTCTGCTCGGTGTGTGCGCGGTGGTGATGGCCGTCGCGTCCGCCACCCCGTGGCCGCTGCACCACGCCACCCCGCAGGACAGGACCTGGACGGTGGTCTACTTCTTCTACACCCTCGCCACGGCCGCCGCGCCCGTCCTGCTGGGCCAACTCGTCCAGGCCAGGCGGGACTTGGCCCGGCGGCTCGTCGAGATCGAGGAGGCGCGGGAGCATGAACGGCTGCTCCACTCCCAGGCCGTCCTCGCCCGTGAACGCGCCCAGCTGGCCCGCGAGATGCACGACGTCGTCTCGCATCAGGTCAGTTTGATCGCCGTACAGGCCGGTGCCCTCCAAGTGGCCGCCGCAGACCCGGACTTCAAGGAGGGCGCCCGTACGATCCGCTCCCTCAGCGTCGACACCCTCGACGAACTGCGCCACATGGTGACCCTGCTCAGGGCCTCCGGCGGCCGCGCCACGGAACTCACCCCGCAGCCCACGCTCGCCGACCTCCAGACGCTCGTCGCCACCAGCGGCATCGACACGGCCCTCACCGGTGAACTCCCGCCGGACGTCGGCACCACCGGGCAGCGCGCCGTCTACCGCACCGTGCAGGAAGCCCTCACCAACGTCCGCAAACACGCGCCCGGCGCCT
Protein-coding sequences here:
- a CDS encoding sensor histidine kinase, with translation MTGCRGWWARVPEPVVDGVVVAIAAADVALNQWDASPTATAIAGAGCAGLALRRLFPLPVFACTIPGALMLDIVFAPFAALFTLAERSRDRRLLGVCAVVMAVASATPWPLHHATPQDRTWTVVYFFYTLATAAAPVLLGQLVQARRDLARRLVEIEEAREHERLLHSQAVLARERAQLAREMHDVVSHQVSLIAVQAGALQVAAADPDFKEGARTIRSLSVDTLDELRHMVTLLRASGGRATELTPQPTLADLQTLVATSGIDTALTGELPPDVGTTGQRAVYRTVQEALTNVRKHAPGASATVRLWRADDGTAFGVTVTNTPPTRPSLPLPGSRQGLVGLKERAELLGGAFESGPTPQGGYEVSLRIPAHSD